The following are encoded together in the Cryptococcus neoformans var. neoformans JEC21 chromosome 9 sequence genome:
- a CDS encoding 2,4-dichlorophenoxyacetate alpha-ketoglutarate dioxygenase, putative has protein sequence MTINYTPLHPTFVAEASGVDFDNITPEVVEEIKKGLAKYGVLIFRKTGLNDKKHVEMSSFFGELDDVKPYNKLGRINRLAYDELFDVSNVDAEGNIFQPTGQRAIINRGNTIFHCDSSFNPRRAGYSLLLAHELPPAGTGGNTEFADTRTAYDDLPEERKETIKDWVLWHSQHHSRRVANPGEPLLDQEKFLPTSHPFGKHKLVQVHEPSGRTNLYIANHAYKIESLPLEHGQAEIKTLLDHCSSPRYVCSVEWKNDGDLVIWDNTCVMHRAVPGAFEGKYKRDMRRTTVHDSSSYAWGLNTVGDTWRSGLP, from the exons ATGACCATAAACTATACACCCCTTCATCCGACTTTCGTGGCCGAGGCATCGGGAGTCGACTTTGACAATATCACCCCCGAAGTTGTTGAGGAGATCAAAAAAGGCCTGGCAAAG TATGGGGTCTTGATTTTCCGAAAGACAGGACTGAACGATAAGAAACACGTTGAAATGTCTAGCTTTTTTGGGGAGCTAGATGACGTGAAACCTTACAACAAGTTGGGTCGTATCAATCGGCTTGCATATGACGA GCTATTTGATGTCAGTAACGTCGATGCCGAAGGCAATATCTTTCAACCCACTGGACAAAGAGCTATAATCAATCGA GGCAATACAATCTTCCACTGTGACTCGTCCTTCAATCCCCGCCGAGCAGGTTAT TCATTATTGCTAGCTCATGAACTGCCTCCTGCAGGGACAGGAGGAAACACCGAG TTTGCGGATACTCGCACCGCCTATGATGATCTTCCAGAAGAACGCAAAGAGACCATCAAGGACTGGGTCCTTTGGCACTCACAGCATCATTCCAGACGTGTCGCGAATCCTGGTGAACCTCTCCTGGATCAGGAAAAG TTTCTTCCTACCAGCCATCCTTTCGGAAAACATAAATTGGTCCAGGTTCACGAGCCCTCAGGACGCACA AATTTGTATATTGCCAATCACGCGTATAAAATCGAGTCGCTCCCACTTGAGCACGGTCAAGCAGAGATCAAGACCTTGCTTGATCACTGCAGTTCACCAAGATATGTCTGCTCCGTAGAGTGGAAAAATGACGGGGATCTTGTAATCTGGGACAACACCTGCGTTAT GCATCGAGCAGTGCCCGGCGCCTTCGAGGGCAAGTACAAAAGAGACATGAGAAGGACAACGGTACACGACTCAAGCAGCTATGCTTGGGGTTTGAATA